A region of Micromonospora chokoriensis DNA encodes the following proteins:
- a CDS encoding CoA-transferase subunit beta, producing the protein MTDETTTTGWTADEMMTVAAARQLRDGTACFVGIGLPSTAANLARATHAPNLVLIYESGCLGAKPDRLPLSIGDGVLADTADAVVSVPEVFNYWLQPGRIDVGFLGAAQLDRYGNINTTVVGGDYGAPKVRLPGAGGAPEIAASCGEVVVIVRQDLRTFTERVDFVTSVGYGTGPDDRERLGLRGGGPRVVITDLGVLEPDPVTCELTLTRLHPGVTREQARAATGWDLAVAEGLTTSEPPTARELAVLRSLEATKADGRRQ; encoded by the coding sequence GTGACCGACGAGACCACGACGACCGGCTGGACCGCGGACGAGATGATGACCGTCGCCGCCGCCCGGCAACTACGCGACGGCACCGCCTGCTTCGTCGGGATCGGGTTGCCCAGCACCGCGGCGAACCTCGCCCGCGCCACCCACGCCCCGAACCTGGTGCTCATCTACGAATCCGGGTGCCTCGGCGCGAAGCCGGACCGGCTTCCACTGTCCATCGGCGACGGGGTCCTCGCCGACACGGCGGACGCCGTGGTGTCGGTGCCCGAGGTGTTCAACTACTGGCTCCAGCCGGGCCGGATCGACGTGGGCTTCCTCGGCGCCGCGCAGCTCGACCGGTACGGCAACATCAACACCACTGTCGTCGGAGGCGACTACGGCGCCCCGAAGGTCCGGCTGCCCGGCGCGGGCGGCGCCCCGGAGATCGCCGCCTCCTGCGGTGAGGTCGTGGTGATCGTCCGGCAGGACCTCCGGACGTTCACCGAACGGGTCGACTTCGTCACCTCGGTCGGGTACGGGACGGGCCCCGACGACCGGGAGCGACTCGGCCTGCGGGGCGGAGGCCCCCGGGTGGTGATCACCGATCTCGGCGTCCTCGAACCCGACCCGGTCACCTGCGAGCTCACGCTGACCCGACTGCACCCCGGTGTGACGCGGGAACAGGCGCGGGCCGCCACCGGTTGGGATCTCGCCGTCGCCGAAGGGCTGACCACAAGCGAGCCGCCGACGGCGCGGGAACTCGCGGTGCTGCGGTCGCTGGAGGCGACGAAGGCTGACGGGAGACGACAATGA
- a CDS encoding ABC transporter substrate-binding protein yields MKKVMALGLIATTAIALTGCTDSDASAPSEQASGELRTVRVAALPITETAALWGGIKAGHFAERGLQIEVLPAQGGAQAIPALMNGDIDFAIGQPFGAFRADLRDLGVVIIGNYASSYADGDDINAVVASAKSGIKRPADLAGKRVAVNSLGAAGDVTIMAAVEKDGGDPKAIKFVEVAFPDAPAQLESGNIDAAWVPEPFVTQLKARGDTFVVAPYQAVVPGLTTLTTITTKERTEKDAKLVEDFTAAMKKTLQWANDPANIAPVRQAIKDNLQLPPPVADSVRLPAFAWEVDRSSLQTLADLAQKYKVLDKQPDFDRLIQQK; encoded by the coding sequence ATGAAGAAGGTCATGGCTCTCGGGCTGATCGCCACTACCGCGATCGCCCTCACCGGATGTACCGACTCCGACGCGTCCGCGCCGTCCGAACAGGCCTCGGGCGAGTTGCGCACGGTCCGGGTCGCGGCGCTGCCCATCACCGAGACCGCCGCGCTCTGGGGCGGCATCAAGGCAGGGCACTTCGCCGAACGTGGGCTCCAGATCGAGGTGCTGCCCGCCCAGGGTGGCGCGCAGGCCATTCCCGCCCTGATGAACGGCGACATCGACTTCGCGATCGGCCAGCCCTTCGGCGCGTTCCGCGCCGACCTGCGCGATCTCGGCGTCGTCATCATCGGCAACTACGCCTCCTCGTACGCCGACGGCGACGACATCAACGCCGTGGTGGCCTCGGCGAAGTCCGGCATCAAGCGACCGGCCGACCTCGCGGGCAAGCGGGTCGCGGTCAACAGCCTCGGCGCCGCCGGCGACGTGACGATCATGGCGGCGGTCGAGAAGGACGGCGGCGATCCCAAGGCGATCAAGTTCGTCGAGGTGGCCTTCCCGGACGCCCCCGCCCAACTGGAGTCCGGCAACATCGACGCCGCCTGGGTGCCGGAGCCGTTCGTCACGCAACTGAAGGCCCGTGGGGACACCTTCGTCGTCGCGCCCTACCAGGCGGTGGTGCCCGGTCTGACCACCCTCACCACGATCACCACCAAGGAACGCACGGAGAAGGACGCCAAGCTGGTCGAGGACTTCACGGCGGCGATGAAGAAGACGTTGCAGTGGGCCAACGACCCCGCCAACATCGCACCGGTGCGGCAGGCCATCAAGGACAACCTGCAACTGCCCCCGCCGGTGGCCGACTCGGTGCGACTCCCGGCCTTCGCGTGGGAGGTCGACAGGTCCAGCCTGCAGACGCTCGCCGATCTCGCGCAGAAGTACAAGGTGCTCGACAAGCAACCCGACTTCGACCGTCTCATCCAGCAGAAGTAG
- a CDS encoding benzaldehyde dehydrogenase produces the protein MTLLDATTWHGTLHSDGWVEPAGGTAAVRSPATGEEIGRVGAANAEDVTRACARASAAQRAWAATGYAERAAVLRRAGQLFEQHAAEIGDWIVRESGGIPPKAGVETDTAAQECYEAAALASHPLGEIIPSAHQRLSLARRLPVGVVGVIAPFNFPLILATRSVAPALALGNAVVLKPDPRTAVCGGVSIARVFEEAGLPAGLLHVLPGGAEVGEALVADPTVRVVSFTGSTAAGRKVGEAAARHLKRAHLELGGNSALIVLDDADLDLAVSAGAWGSFLHQGQICMTTGRHLVHESLAERYVERLAEKADHLPVGDPSKEQVALGPIIDEHQRDKIHALVTASVDAGARLAAGGTYEGLFYRPTVLADVTPTTPAYAQEVFGPVAPVATFADQDEAVELARQTEYGLSLGILGRDVTRAMALADRIPSGIVHINDQTVSDEAVAPFGGVGASGTGSRFGGAAANVEAFTETQWLTVRGSIARYPF, from the coding sequence ATGACACTGCTGGACGCCACGACCTGGCACGGCACGCTGCACAGCGACGGCTGGGTGGAGCCGGCCGGCGGCACGGCGGCCGTGCGGTCCCCCGCCACCGGGGAGGAGATCGGCCGGGTCGGCGCGGCGAACGCCGAGGACGTGACGCGAGCCTGCGCGCGGGCCAGCGCCGCGCAGCGCGCCTGGGCCGCCACCGGTTACGCCGAGCGGGCCGCGGTGCTCCGTCGGGCCGGGCAGCTGTTCGAACAGCACGCCGCCGAGATCGGTGACTGGATCGTGCGCGAGTCCGGGGGCATCCCGCCCAAGGCCGGCGTCGAGACCGACACCGCGGCACAGGAGTGCTACGAGGCGGCGGCGCTGGCCTCGCACCCGCTCGGCGAGATCATTCCGAGCGCGCACCAGCGGCTCAGCCTGGCCCGCCGGTTGCCCGTCGGCGTCGTCGGGGTCATCGCGCCGTTCAACTTCCCGCTCATCCTGGCCACCCGTTCTGTCGCCCCGGCCCTGGCGCTGGGCAACGCCGTGGTGCTCAAACCCGATCCGCGCACCGCCGTCTGCGGCGGCGTCTCGATCGCCCGGGTCTTCGAGGAGGCCGGCCTGCCCGCCGGTCTGCTGCACGTCCTGCCGGGCGGGGCCGAGGTCGGTGAGGCGCTGGTGGCCGACCCCACCGTCCGGGTGGTCAGCTTCACCGGTTCGACAGCGGCTGGTCGCAAGGTCGGCGAGGCTGCCGCACGCCACCTCAAGCGGGCGCACCTCGAACTCGGTGGAAACTCGGCGCTCATCGTGCTCGACGACGCCGACCTGGACCTCGCGGTCTCCGCCGGCGCGTGGGGATCCTTCCTGCACCAGGGTCAGATCTGCATGACCACCGGACGGCACCTGGTGCACGAGAGCCTGGCCGAGCGGTACGTGGAACGGTTGGCCGAGAAAGCGGACCACCTGCCGGTCGGCGACCCGAGCAAGGAGCAGGTGGCGCTCGGGCCGATCATCGACGAACACCAACGCGACAAAATCCACGCGCTGGTCACGGCGAGCGTCGACGCGGGCGCCCGGCTGGCGGCCGGAGGCACCTACGAGGGGCTGTTCTACCGGCCGACGGTCCTCGCCGACGTCACCCCCACGACCCCGGCGTACGCCCAGGAGGTCTTCGGCCCGGTCGCGCCGGTGGCCACCTTCGCCGACCAGGACGAGGCCGTGGAGTTGGCCCGGCAGACCGAGTACGGCCTGTCGCTGGGCATCCTCGGCCGGGACGTGACGAGGGCGATGGCCCTCGCTGACCGCATCCCCAGCGGCATCGTGCACATCAACGACCAGACGGTCAGCGACGAGGCGGTGGCGCCGTTCGGCGGGGTCGGGGCCTCGGGCACCGGCTCCCGGTTCGGCGGGGCCGCCGCGAACGTCGAGGCGTTCACCGAGACCCAGTGGCTCACCGTGCGGGGCAGCATCGCGCGGTACCCGTTCTGA
- a CDS encoding CoA transferase subunit A, with protein MAKFVSLAEGVAHLVHDGDMVALEGFTHLIPFAAGHEIIRQERQDLTLVRMTPDVIYDQLIGAGCARRLVFSWGGNPGVGSLHRFRDAVQNAWPRPLELEEHSHAGMANRYVAGASGLPFAVLRGYTGTDLPAHTTNIRPITCPFTGETLTAVPALRPDVTVVHAQRADRDGNVQMWGITGVQKEAVLAADRSLVTVEEIVDELEPVPGQVVLPGWAVTAVAEVPGGAHPSYAHGYSVRDNDFYRAWDAVSRHRDTFRAWLDQHVHRAGAAA; from the coding sequence ATGGCGAAGTTCGTCTCGCTGGCCGAGGGTGTGGCGCACCTGGTCCACGACGGTGACATGGTGGCCCTGGAAGGGTTCACGCACCTCATTCCGTTCGCCGCCGGTCACGAGATCATCCGCCAGGAACGGCAGGATCTGACCCTGGTACGGATGACCCCCGACGTCATCTACGACCAGCTCATCGGCGCGGGATGTGCCCGCCGCCTGGTCTTCTCGTGGGGCGGCAACCCGGGCGTCGGGTCACTGCACCGCTTCCGGGACGCGGTGCAGAACGCCTGGCCGCGCCCCCTCGAGTTGGAGGAGCACAGCCACGCGGGCATGGCGAACCGGTACGTCGCCGGCGCGTCCGGGCTGCCCTTCGCCGTCCTGCGCGGCTACACCGGCACCGACCTGCCCGCCCACACGACGAACATCCGCCCCATCACCTGCCCCTTCACCGGTGAGACGCTCACCGCCGTTCCCGCCCTGCGCCCCGACGTCACTGTGGTGCACGCCCAGCGCGCCGACCGCGACGGCAACGTGCAGATGTGGGGCATCACCGGGGTGCAGAAGGAGGCGGTGCTCGCCGCCGACCGGTCGCTGGTCACCGTCGAGGAGATCGTCGACGAGCTGGAACCCGTACCCGGGCAGGTCGTCCTGCCCGGCTGGGCGGTCACCGCGGTGGCCGAGGTGCCCGGTGGTGCGCACCCCTCCTACGCCCACGGCTACTCGGTGCGGGACAACGACTTCTACCGGGCCTGGGACGCCGTCAGCCGGCACCGCGACACCTTCCGCGCCTGGCTCGACCAGCACGTGCACCGGGCCGGGGCGGCGGCGTGA
- the pcaG gene encoding protocatechuate 3,4-dioxygenase subunit alpha, whose translation MSERLGVMPAQTVGPYLHIGLRWPDGPYVVPESTPGAFWIRGRIFDGTGTPVVDAMVESWQADPDGRFDHPDDPRGARPPALAGFRGFGRSETDGQGWYRLLTVKPGPLPAPDGGTEAPHLALSVFGRGLLHRLVTRLYFPDEPAANAVDPVLRSVDADRRDTLLAKPATDGLRFDIHLQGEHETVFFAV comes from the coding sequence ATGAGTGAGCGGTTGGGCGTCATGCCCGCGCAGACCGTCGGGCCGTACCTGCACATCGGCCTGCGCTGGCCCGACGGCCCGTACGTCGTACCCGAGTCCACACCGGGAGCGTTCTGGATCAGGGGGCGGATCTTCGACGGCACCGGCACACCGGTGGTCGACGCGATGGTGGAGAGCTGGCAGGCCGATCCGGACGGCCGGTTCGACCATCCGGACGACCCCCGTGGTGCCCGGCCCCCCGCGCTCGCCGGCTTCCGAGGCTTCGGGCGGAGCGAGACCGACGGGCAGGGGTGGTACCGGCTGTTGACCGTCAAGCCGGGCCCGCTGCCCGCGCCCGACGGCGGCACCGAAGCGCCCCACCTGGCCCTGTCGGTCTTCGGGCGTGGGCTGCTGCACCGCCTCGTCACCCGGCTCTACTTCCCCGACGAGCCGGCGGCCAACGCCGTCGACCCGGTGCTGCGCAGCGTCGACGCCGACCGCCGGGACACCCTGCTGGCGAAGCCCGCGACGGACGGGCTCCGGTTCGACATCCACCTCCAGGGTGAGCATGAGACAGTCTTCTTCGCCGTCTGA
- the pcaC gene encoding 4-carboxymuconolactone decarboxylase has product MNDSERHETGMTVRRQVLGDAHVDRAIDGTDEFTADFQDFITRYAWGEVWSRPGLDRRTRSCITLAVLATLRHDEELALHVRAALRNGLSPAEVAEVLLQVGVYAGVPAANRAFTVARETLRQEAG; this is encoded by the coding sequence ATGAACGACAGCGAGCGGCACGAGACGGGCATGACGGTACGCCGGCAGGTGCTGGGCGACGCGCACGTCGACCGCGCGATCGACGGCACCGACGAGTTCACCGCCGACTTCCAGGACTTCATCACCCGCTACGCCTGGGGAGAGGTGTGGAGCCGCCCGGGCCTCGACCGGCGTACCCGTAGCTGCATCACCCTCGCCGTGCTCGCCACCCTGCGCCACGACGAGGAGCTGGCGCTGCACGTCCGCGCCGCGCTGCGCAACGGGTTGAGCCCGGCGGAGGTGGCGGAGGTCCTGCTCCAGGTCGGCGTCTACGCTGGCGTACCGGCGGCGAACCGGGCGTTCACGGTGGCCCGGGAGACCCTGCGACAGGAGGCCGGGTGA
- a CDS encoding ABC transporter permease produces MFSTRRLRALRRAVLGAVGLTGFLVAWQLIPALGLVNPLYLPYVTDVLARLFEQLVDLAFWRRLGSTMTSWAIGLTVATLAAVVLGAVVGLVPFLRRATHTAVEFLRPIPSVALIPLAVLLFGIQMEAALVIIIYASFWQVFVQVIYGVADVDAVARDTARSFGLTRREQLSHLVLPTTLPYLMTGLRLAAAVALILAVTAEMVIGNPGLGRMIELSRSAGDAAGLYALVVVTGLLGLTVNLVFRFVERRVLSWHQSIRGEELR; encoded by the coding sequence GTGTTCTCCACCCGACGCCTGCGCGCGTTACGCAGGGCCGTGCTGGGCGCGGTCGGCCTGACCGGGTTCCTCGTCGCCTGGCAGCTGATCCCGGCGCTGGGCCTGGTGAACCCGCTGTACCTGCCGTACGTGACGGACGTGCTGGCCCGGCTGTTCGAGCAGCTCGTCGACCTCGCGTTCTGGCGGCGGCTGGGCAGCACCATGACGTCCTGGGCGATCGGTCTGACGGTGGCGACGCTCGCCGCCGTCGTCCTCGGGGCCGTCGTCGGGTTGGTGCCGTTCCTGCGGCGCGCGACCCACACGGCCGTCGAGTTCCTGCGCCCGATCCCGTCGGTCGCCCTCATCCCGCTCGCCGTGCTGCTGTTCGGCATCCAGATGGAGGCCGCCCTCGTCATCATCATCTACGCGTCGTTCTGGCAGGTGTTCGTGCAGGTGATCTACGGCGTCGCCGACGTCGACGCGGTGGCCCGGGACACCGCCCGCAGTTTCGGCCTGACCCGGCGGGAGCAGTTGTCGCACCTGGTCCTGCCGACCACCCTGCCGTACCTCATGACGGGCCTGCGGCTCGCGGCGGCGGTCGCGCTCATCCTCGCCGTCACCGCGGAGATGGTGATCGGCAATCCCGGGCTCGGGCGCATGATCGAGCTGTCCCGCTCCGCCGGAGACGCCGCCGGCCTGTACGCGCTGGTCGTGGTCACCGGTCTGCTCGGGCTCACGGTGAACCTCGTCTTCCGGTTCGTCGAGCGTCGGGTGCTGTCCTGGCACCAGTCGATACGAGGAGAGGAGCTGCGGTGA
- the pobA gene encoding 4-hydroxybenzoate 3-monooxygenase, whose protein sequence is MRTQVAIVGAGPAGLMLAHLLHLRGIESVVLESRSRDHVEHRLRAGVLEQGSVDLLCRAGVGDRLRREGLRHEGIELRFAGESHRVPMTDLTGRAITVYGQQEVVKDLIAARLAAGGSILFEAEVVRLDGLDGAEPVVHFRRDGRDEELRCDFVAGCDGFHGVSRGAVPDGVLTTYERAYPFAWLGVLAAAPPAVEELIYANHERGFALYSMRSPELSRLYLQVAPDEDIAEWPDERIWTELRARLETVPGWSLNEGPILEKSITGMRSFVVEPMRWERLFLAGDAVHIVPPTGAKGMNLALADVALLGDAFAAWYDEGRADLLDAYSATALRRVWRAQHFSWWMTSMLHRLERDDPYETKLQTSTLRYVATSEAYARSLSENYVGLPEV, encoded by the coding sequence ATGCGTACCCAGGTCGCCATCGTCGGCGCCGGGCCGGCGGGGCTCATGCTGGCGCACCTGCTGCACCTGCGCGGAATCGAGTCGGTGGTGCTGGAGAGCCGCAGCCGCGACCACGTCGAGCACCGGCTGCGGGCGGGGGTCCTCGAACAGGGCTCGGTCGACCTGCTCTGCCGCGCCGGTGTCGGCGACCGGCTACGACGGGAGGGGCTGCGGCACGAGGGCATCGAGCTGCGCTTCGCCGGGGAGTCGCACCGGGTGCCGATGACCGACCTGACGGGCCGGGCGATCACCGTCTACGGGCAGCAGGAGGTGGTCAAGGACCTCATCGCCGCCCGGCTCGCCGCCGGTGGCTCGATCCTCTTCGAGGCCGAGGTCGTCCGGCTGGACGGTCTCGACGGCGCCGAACCGGTCGTCCACTTCCGACGGGACGGGCGCGACGAGGAGCTGCGCTGCGACTTCGTCGCGGGCTGCGACGGGTTCCACGGGGTGAGCCGTGGCGCGGTGCCCGACGGGGTGCTGACCACGTACGAGCGCGCGTACCCGTTCGCCTGGTTGGGGGTCCTCGCCGCCGCCCCGCCCGCGGTGGAGGAGCTCATCTACGCCAACCACGAACGGGGCTTCGCCCTCTACAGCATGCGCTCCCCCGAGCTGTCCCGGCTGTATCTGCAGGTCGCGCCCGACGAGGACATCGCCGAGTGGCCGGACGAGCGGATCTGGACGGAGCTGCGGGCCCGGTTGGAGACGGTGCCGGGGTGGTCACTCAACGAGGGGCCGATCCTGGAGAAGTCCATCACCGGAATGCGCAGCTTCGTGGTGGAGCCGATGCGGTGGGAGCGACTGTTCCTGGCCGGTGACGCCGTGCACATCGTCCCGCCCACGGGCGCGAAGGGCATGAACCTGGCCCTCGCCGACGTCGCGCTGCTCGGGGACGCCTTCGCCGCGTGGTACGACGAGGGGCGCGCCGACCTGCTGGACGCCTACTCCGCGACGGCCCTGCGCCGGGTGTGGCGGGCCCAGCACTTCTCCTGGTGGATGACCTCGATGCTGCACCGGTTGGAGCGCGACGACCCGTACGAGACGAAGTTGCAGACCTCCACGTTGCGGTACGTCGCGACCTCGGAGGCCTACGCCAGGAGCCTGTCGGAGAACTACGTGGGTCTGCCCGAGGTCTGA
- the pcaD gene encoding 3-oxoadipate enol-lactonase has protein sequence MTSRLHLVVDGPAGAPTLVLGSSLGTAAAMWEPQIPALAEGFRIIRYDHLGHGRSAVPPGPYTMDLLGRELVRTLDDLEVPWVHYAGVSLGGMVGMWLAAHAPERVRRMALLCTSASLGPPGQWHRRAATVRGDGLSVIADAVVARWFTPAFATARPDVVAGHRAMLTATPPDGYAACCEAIAAMDLRPDLGRITAPTLVVAGADDPATPVEHAREIVRGIPRARLAVVGAAAHLANVEQPEQVSRLLLDHLHEERGDR, from the coding sequence GTGACCTCCCGGCTGCACCTCGTCGTGGACGGTCCGGCCGGCGCGCCGACGCTGGTGCTCGGCAGTTCCCTCGGCACCGCCGCCGCGATGTGGGAGCCACAGATCCCGGCGCTCGCCGAAGGGTTCCGGATCATCCGGTACGACCACCTGGGCCACGGCCGCTCGGCGGTACCACCCGGGCCGTACACGATGGATCTTCTCGGCCGGGAGCTGGTGCGGACGCTGGACGACCTGGAGGTGCCGTGGGTCCACTACGCGGGGGTGTCGCTCGGCGGGATGGTGGGCATGTGGCTCGCCGCGCACGCGCCCGAACGGGTGCGCCGGATGGCGCTGCTCTGCACGTCGGCGTCGCTCGGCCCGCCCGGCCAGTGGCACCGACGCGCGGCGACGGTGCGCGGCGACGGTCTGTCGGTGATCGCCGACGCGGTGGTGGCGCGGTGGTTCACCCCGGCCTTCGCCACGGCCCGCCCGGACGTGGTCGCCGGTCACCGCGCCATGCTGACCGCGACACCCCCGGACGGCTACGCCGCCTGCTGCGAGGCGATCGCCGCGATGGACCTCCGACCCGACCTGGGCCGCATCACCGCGCCGACACTCGTCGTCGCGGGAGCGGACGACCCGGCCACCCCGGTCGAGCACGCCCGCGAGATCGTCCGGGGCATCCCCCGGGCGCGACTCGCCGTGGTCGGCGCGGCGGCACACCTGGCCAACGTCGAGCAACCCGAGCAGGTGAGCCGACTCCTGCTGGACCACCTCCACGAGGAACGCGGGGACCGATGA
- the pcaH gene encoding protocatechuate 3,4-dioxygenase subunit beta has product MTTQDTRADGGLVLPSYRRDDVDAHPPLLSPGYKSTVPRAPKHPLVHLPQRLTEITGPLLGEGRLGDLDHDLTRQHDGEPQGQRIIVHGRVRDGDGRPVPHTLVEIWQANAAGRYRDARDTWPAPLDPNFEGVGRALTDDQGRYRFVTVQPGAYPWRNHDNAWRPAHIHFSLFGRAFTQRLVTQMYFPGDPLFFQDPIFNSVRDPKARERMVARYDHAGTTPEWALAYEFDIVLRGRDSTPFEDEDDDE; this is encoded by the coding sequence ATGACCACCCAGGACACCCGGGCCGACGGCGGCCTGGTGCTACCGAGCTACCGGCGCGACGACGTCGACGCCCACCCGCCCCTGCTCAGCCCCGGCTACAAGTCGACAGTGCCGAGGGCGCCGAAACACCCACTCGTCCACCTGCCACAGCGGCTGACCGAGATCACCGGGCCGTTGCTGGGGGAGGGGCGCCTCGGTGACCTCGACCACGACCTGACCCGTCAACACGACGGTGAGCCGCAGGGACAGCGGATCATCGTGCACGGACGGGTCCGCGACGGCGACGGACGACCGGTGCCCCACACGCTCGTCGAGATCTGGCAGGCCAACGCCGCCGGCCGGTACCGCGACGCCCGGGACACCTGGCCGGCGCCGCTCGACCCCAACTTCGAAGGGGTGGGCCGGGCGCTCACCGACGACCAGGGGAGATACCGGTTCGTCACCGTGCAGCCCGGCGCGTACCCCTGGCGTAACCACGACAACGCCTGGCGGCCGGCGCACATCCACTTCTCCCTCTTCGGCCGCGCGTTCACCCAGCGGCTGGTGACGCAGATGTACTTCCCGGGCGACCCGCTCTTCTTCCAGGACCCGATCTTCAACTCGGTCCGCGACCCGAAGGCCCGCGAACGGATGGTCGCCCGCTACGACCACGCCGGCACCACACCGGAGTGGGCGCTGGCGTACGAGTTCGACATCGTCCTGCGCGGCCGGGACAGCACCCCCTTCGAGGACGAGGACGACGATGAGTGA
- the pcaB gene encoding 3-carboxy-cis,cis-muconate cycloisomerase yields the protein MRQSSSPSDRLLGGVSGAPDVDTELSDRSLLQAMLDAEAALARATADVGILPPPAAEAIVEQCRADRYDPGALGRAADAAGNPVVALVGELTAAVPEHARGWVHFGATSQDVLDTALVLVSVRALDPLLRHLDAAVDAAARLADTHRDTVLVARTLGQQAAPTTFGLKAAGWLTGLVEARDRLRQAGAAQPAQLGGAVGTLAAFGPAGTEAVERFAAHLGLPSSPLPWHTRRQPWLDLAAALGGLLVSTGKVALDVGLLAQNDVGEVAEGGTGRGRSSAMPHKRNPVDSILVTAAARRGPGLVATVFAAAVQEHERAAGAWHAEWEPLLDLLHVAGGAAARCARMLVGLQVHPARMRENLDATGGLVLAEAVAARLAPVVGRGVAHDLVTRAAAGASFRAALLADPAIRAHLSEAAIDEALDPYRWLGSAHRFVDTALATVRGADR from the coding sequence ATGAGACAGTCTTCTTCGCCGTCTGACCGACTGCTCGGCGGCGTCTCCGGCGCCCCGGACGTCGACACGGAACTCAGCGACAGGTCCCTGCTCCAGGCGATGCTCGACGCGGAGGCGGCGCTCGCCCGGGCCACGGCCGACGTCGGCATCCTGCCCCCACCGGCGGCCGAGGCGATCGTCGAGCAGTGCCGCGCCGACCGGTACGACCCGGGGGCGCTCGGCCGGGCGGCCGACGCCGCGGGCAACCCGGTCGTCGCGCTCGTGGGCGAGCTGACCGCCGCCGTACCCGAGCACGCCCGGGGCTGGGTGCATTTCGGCGCGACCAGCCAGGACGTCCTGGACACCGCGCTGGTCCTGGTGTCCGTACGGGCGCTCGACCCGCTGCTGCGTCACCTGGACGCCGCGGTGGACGCCGCCGCCCGGCTGGCCGACACGCACCGGGACACCGTGCTGGTCGCCCGCACCCTCGGGCAGCAGGCGGCACCCACCACGTTCGGGCTCAAGGCCGCGGGTTGGTTGACCGGTCTGGTCGAGGCGCGGGACCGACTGCGCCAGGCCGGCGCCGCCCAACCGGCGCAGCTCGGCGGGGCGGTCGGCACCCTGGCCGCGTTCGGCCCGGCCGGCACCGAGGCCGTCGAGCGGTTCGCCGCGCACCTCGGCCTCCCGTCGAGCCCGCTGCCGTGGCACACCCGCCGCCAGCCCTGGCTCGACCTGGCCGCCGCCCTCGGCGGGCTCCTCGTGAGCACCGGCAAGGTCGCGCTCGACGTGGGGCTGCTCGCCCAGAACGACGTCGGCGAGGTCGCCGAGGGTGGCACCGGCCGGGGTCGCTCCTCGGCCATGCCGCACAAGCGCAACCCGGTCGACTCGATCCTCGTCACCGCTGCCGCGCGACGCGGTCCGGGCCTCGTCGCCACCGTGTTCGCCGCGGCGGTGCAGGAGCACGAGCGGGCCGCCGGCGCCTGGCACGCCGAGTGGGAGCCCCTGCTCGACCTGCTGCACGTGGCCGGCGGCGCCGCCGCCCGCTGTGCCCGGATGCTGGTCGGGTTGCAGGTCCACCCGGCGCGGATGCGGGAGAACCTCGACGCCACCGGCGGCCTGGTGCTCGCCGAGGCCGTCGCCGCGCGACTGGCACCTGTCGTCGGTCGCGGTGTCGCCCACGACCTGGTGACCCGCGCCGCCGCCGGAGCCTCGTTCCGCGCCGCGCTGCTCGCCGACCCCGCGATCCGCGCCCACCTGTCCGAGGCCGCGATCGACGAGGCACTCGACCCGTACCGCTGGCTCGGCTCGGCTCACCGGTTCGTCGACACCGCCCTGGCCACCGTACGGGGCGCGGACCGGTGA